A window of the Gossypium hirsutum isolate 1008001.06 chromosome A05, Gossypium_hirsutum_v2.1, whole genome shotgun sequence genome harbors these coding sequences:
- the LOC107957887 gene encoding squalene monooxygenase SE1 has translation MADWYLWAWILCSTMTLVVLRCSVLKRRKGNGISPTRDESVKRVLAGNGECRSADGSDADVIIVGAGVAGSALAHTLGKDGRRVHVIERDLTEPDRIVGELLQPGGYLKLIELGLEDCVEEIDAQKVFGYALFKDGKHTRLSYPLENFHSDVSGRSFHNGRFIQRMREKAASLPSVRLEQGTVTSLLEEKGAVRGVQYKTKDGRELTAFAPLTIVCDGCFSNLRRSLCNPKVEVPSCFVGLVLENCHLPYSNHGHVILADPSPILFYPISSTEVRCLVDIPGQKVPSIANGEMTNYLKTIVAHQVPPDIYDSFVAAVDKGNIRTMPNRSMPASPYPTPGALLMGDAFNMRHPLTGGGMTVALSDIVVLRDLLRPLRDLNDALNLCKYLESFYTLRKPVASTINTLADALYKVFSASPDQARKEMRQACFDYLSLGGVFSTGPISLLSGLNPRPMSLVMHFFAVATYGIGRLLVPFPSPKRIWIGARLITGASGIIFPIIKSEGVRQMFFPATVPAYYRAPPLK, from the exons ATGGCGGATTGGTACTTGTGGGCATGGATCTTGTGCTCCACGATGACGCTTGTTGTTCTCCGTTGTTCCGTTTTGAAGAGACGGAAGGGGAACGGAATCTCCCCGACGAGGGATGAGTCCGTGAAGAGAGTCCTCGCGGGTAACGGAGAATGCAGATCCGCTGACGGCAGCGACGCTGATGTCATTATTGTTGGAGCTGGCGTTGCTGGCTCCGCCCTCGCTCACACTCTCGGCAAG GATGGACGTCGAGTGCATGTCATTGAAAGAGACTTGACAGAGCCTGACCGTATTGTTGGGGAATTGCTACAACCTGGCGGCTATCTCAAGCTAATTGAATTAGGACTTGAAG ATTGTGTAGAGGAAATTGATGCTCAGAAGGTATTTGGTTATGCTCTTTTCAAGGATGGGAAACATACCCGACTTTCTTACCCCTTAGAAAATTTCCACTCAGATGTATCTGGGAGGAGCTTTCACAATGGACGCTTCATACAAAGGATGCGGGAGAAAGCAGCTTCTCTTCCCAG TGTACGTTTAGAGCAAGGGACGGTTACTTCTTTACTTGAAGAAAAAGGGGCAGTCAGAGGAGTGCAGTACAAAACTAAAGATGGTCGAGAATTGACAGCCTTTGCACCTCTGACCATTGTTTGTGATGGTTGTTTTTCAAACTTGCGTCGCTCCCTTTGCAACCCTAAG GTAGAGGTGCCCTCTTGTTTTGTTGGATTGGTCCTCGAAAATTGCCATCTTCCATACTCAAATCATGGGCATGTTATACTAGCAGATCCATCCCCCATTTTGTTCTATCCCATTAGCAGCACTGAGGTTCGCTGTCTGGTTGATATACCTGGTCAGAAGGTTCCTTCTATTGCAAACGGGGAGATGACAAACTATCTGAAGACCATTGTGGCTCATCAG GTTCCCCCAGACATCTATGATTCATTTGTAGCAGCAGTTGATAAGGGAAATATTAGAACAATGCCAAACAGGAGCATGCCGGCTTCTCCTTATCCAACTCCTGGAGCCCTATTAATGGGAGATGCATTCAACATGCGCCATCCATTAACTGGTGGAGGAATGACTGTGGCTTTATCTGACATTGTTGTCCTCCGTGATCTGCTAAGGCCTCTGCGTGACCTCAATGATGCACTTAACCTTTGCAAATATCTTGAATCGTTTTACACCTTGCGCAAG CCTGTGGCATCCACCATCAATACGTTGGCTGACGCCCTGTACAAGGTGTTCAGTGCTTCACCTGATCAAGCAAGGAAGGAAATGCGTCAAGCTTGCTTCGATTATCTAAGCCTTGGTGGTGTGTTCTCAACAGGACCAATCTCCTTGCTCTCTGGTTTGAATCCTCGCCCTATGAGTTTGGTGATGCATTTCTTTGCCGTGGCAACATATGGTATTGGTCGTTTACTGGTTCCATTCCCTTCACCCAAAAGAATCTGGATTGGAGCTAGATTGATCACG GGGGCATCAGGAATCATCTTCCCTATTATCAAGTCAGAAGGAGTTAGGCAAATGTTTTTCCCAGCGACTGTTCCTGCATATTACAGAGCTCCCCCTCTTAAGTGA